In uncultured Methanobacterium sp., a genomic segment contains:
- the trpA gene encoding tryptophan synthase subunit alpha encodes MNTKEAESYQEMFARVKSKNEGAFIPFIVAGDPDFDTSLEIVKTFVENGADALEIGFAFSDPVADGPTVQDSDLRALKSGMTTKRGFEFVKKIREFTSIPIGLLVYYNLIYKMGVNQFYEAAFESGVNAILAADLPPEESEDAINASKEYGVQQIFMAAQTTSNARLEKISNLCDGFLYVVAVMGVTGARGNLQTSSVDLIKRVRSHTDLPLSVGFGISKPEHVASVISAGADGAIVASAILDLVTENLENKKIMLDEIGSFCRQLKEATKK; translated from the coding sequence ATGAATACCAAAGAAGCAGAAAGTTACCAGGAAATGTTTGCCCGGGTTAAATCCAAAAATGAGGGTGCTTTCATTCCATTTATAGTGGCAGGAGACCCTGACTTTGACACCTCCCTGGAGATAGTGAAGACTTTCGTGGAAAATGGTGCTGATGCATTGGAGATAGGATTTGCTTTCAGTGATCCAGTTGCTGATGGCCCTACAGTTCAGGATTCCGATTTAAGGGCACTTAAGTCTGGTATGACCACCAAGAGAGGATTTGAATTTGTAAAAAAAATCAGAGAGTTCACATCCATACCCATTGGCCTGCTGGTGTACTACAACCTGATTTACAAGATGGGTGTTAACCAGTTCTATGAAGCTGCCTTTGAAAGTGGAGTCAACGCCATTTTAGCGGCAGATTTACCTCCTGAAGAATCAGAAGATGCGATTAATGCCTCCAAAGAGTATGGGGTTCAGCAGATCTTCATGGCTGCCCAAACCACCAGCAATGCAAGGTTGGAAAAAATTTCCAATCTCTGTGATGGATTTCTATATGTAGTGGCAGTTATGGGAGTCACTGGAGCAAGAGGAAATCTCCAGACAAGTTCTGTAGACCTTATTAAGCGGGTGAGAAGTCACACCGATCTCCCACTGAGTGTTGGTTTTGGTATTTCCAAACCGGAACACGTTGCCAGCGTGATCAGTGCCGGGGCAGATGGAGCCATTGTGGCCAGTGCCATACTGGACCTGGTAACTGAAAATCTGGAGAATAAAAAGATAATGCTGGATGAAATTGGGTCTTTCTGTCGCCAACTCAAGGAAGCAACCAAAAAATGA
- the trpB gene encoding tryptophan synthase subunit beta has product MINDGKFGKYGGIFVPELLIPALEELEKAFLKYKDDEKFNQELDYYLKEFAGRPTALYYARNLSEKLGCKIYLKREDMLHTGAHKINNTIGQGLLAKYMGKTRLIAETGAGQHGIATAVVGSLLGIPVEVYMGSNDVERQKLNVLRMELSGAKVLPVDAGSRTLKDAINDAFRDWTSSVEHTHYLIGTTMGPHPYPTMVKHFQSVIGREARAEILEKEGELPDAVIACVGGGSNSIGIFSGFVDDEAVELIGVEGGGDGIKTPRTGATLCKGTEGVLHGSFSYVLQNNDGQISEAYSVSAGLDYPGVGPEHAYLHSSGRANYVAVTDKEALRGFELLSKYEGIIPALESSHAVAYMEKYAKMPENKGKTIVVNLSGRGDKDMFLVASELGVDL; this is encoded by the coding sequence ATGATAAATGATGGAAAATTTGGTAAATACGGGGGAATATTCGTTCCAGAACTCCTTATACCTGCCTTAGAGGAGTTGGAGAAGGCCTTCCTGAAATACAAGGATGATGAAAAATTCAACCAGGAACTTGATTACTACTTAAAGGAATTCGCAGGACGACCCACTGCCCTGTACTATGCCCGTAATCTTTCAGAAAAATTGGGATGTAAAATATACCTTAAAAGGGAGGACATGCTTCACACTGGAGCTCATAAAATAAATAATACAATAGGACAGGGACTTTTAGCTAAATATATGGGCAAAACTAGATTAATCGCTGAAACTGGTGCTGGTCAACATGGTATTGCCACTGCAGTGGTGGGATCCCTGCTGGGAATTCCAGTAGAAGTTTACATGGGATCAAACGATGTGGAAAGACAGAAATTGAATGTCCTGAGAATGGAATTATCCGGGGCCAAGGTTTTACCTGTTGATGCGGGTTCACGCACCCTGAAAGATGCTATAAATGATGCTTTCCGGGACTGGACTTCCAGTGTGGAACACACCCACTATCTGATCGGTACCACTATGGGCCCCCACCCATACCCCACCATGGTTAAACACTTCCAGAGCGTGATTGGCAGGGAAGCACGGGCTGAAATCCTTGAAAAAGAGGGTGAACTTCCAGATGCAGTTATTGCCTGTGTTGGTGGAGGTAGTAATTCTATAGGAATCTTTTCAGGATTCGTGGATGATGAGGCAGTTGAACTCATTGGAGTTGAAGGGGGAGGAGATGGAATCAAAACCCCCAGGACCGGTGCAACCTTATGTAAAGGTACCGAGGGTGTGCTCCATGGATCATTCTCATATGTGCTCCAGAATAACGATGGTCAAATATCTGAAGCCTACTCAGTATCCGCTGGCCTGGACTACCCTGGAGTTGGTCCGGAACATGCCTACCTCCACAGCAGTGGAAGGGCAAACTACGTAGCGGTAACTGATAAAGAAGCCCTTCGTGGTTTTGAACTCCTCTCCAAATACGAAGGTATTATCCCAGCCCTTGAAAGCTCCCATGCTGTTGCTTACATGGAGAAGTATGCTAAAATGCCTGAAAATAAGGGTAAAACCATTGTAGTTAACCTTTCGGGACGAGGAGACAAGGACATGTTTTTAGTTGCCAGTGAACTGGGGGTGGACTTATGA
- a CDS encoding phosphoribosylanthranilate isomerase — protein MNIKICGICRKEDLSTCLKAGADLIGFINIKRSKRMVEIEDIKDLTSFIDDKKKAVLVIEPKNMADAKERIDKTGLKNIQLHSLSACEIDRLKKDYQLTREIEENQQIREEHSRDKDLIEDNNSDLTVTRALGLSEVMYPEKIKEIQDFASVCDYILFDYEVKGKTGGTGRCIPTKTAIEAAKIAKDSNPNLKLFLAGGMDKKRIQTESETLEKFFDFVDVNSGVEDEPGVKNSAKIMELMKIKELKIKEFN, from the coding sequence ATGAACATTAAAATCTGTGGAATATGCCGAAAAGAAGACCTTTCAACTTGTTTAAAAGCTGGTGCAGATCTAATTGGATTTATCAACATCAAAAGATCCAAAAGAATGGTTGAAATTGAAGACATAAAGGATTTAACCTCATTTATAGATGATAAAAAGAAGGCGGTGCTTGTAATTGAGCCCAAAAATATGGCGGATGCCAAAGAAAGGATAGATAAAACAGGATTAAAGAATATACAACTCCATTCACTCTCTGCTTGTGAGATAGATAGGTTGAAAAAAGATTATCAGTTAACCAGAGAAATAGAGGAAAATCAACAAATTAGGGAAGAACATTCAAGGGATAAAGATCTGATTGAAGATAATAACAGTGATTTAACAGTTACCCGGGCCCTGGGATTATCAGAAGTAATGTATCCTGAAAAAATTAAGGAAATTCAGGATTTTGCCAGCGTCTGCGATTATATTCTCTTTGATTATGAAGTTAAAGGGAAAACAGGTGGAACTGGAAGATGTATCCCCACAAAAACAGCTATTGAAGCTGCAAAAATTGCAAAGGATAGTAACCCTAATTTAAAACTATTCCTGGCCGGAGGAATGGATAAAAAAAGGATCCAAACAGAATCAGAGACCCTGGAAAAATTCTTTGACTTTGTGGATGTTAACTCTGGAGTGGAAGATGAGCCCGGGGTTAAAAATTCTGCTAAAATAATGGAATTAATGAAAATTAAGGAATTGAAAATTAAGGAATTTAATTAA
- a CDS encoding indole-3-glycerol-phosphate synthase translates to MKFTDIIQERERLLEIRKKYQPLAELKENIKRVKLRTDFKKSLLKEEDVSIICEYKPASPSLGEISQLTVGDVVPLFEEGGASAVSVLTEESYFKSNIDNLKLACRITRLPLLRKDFILDPYQIYEARAYGASAVLLMADIYPDLKEGIEICKYLDMDALVECKNPEEIETAVRAGAEVIGINNRDFDDFKIDLRRTEKLASYVPSNITLVSESGVQSPEDVDFLSKLGVDALLVGSSIMKSSNILEKVNSLVLAGKNSKTRRQKR, encoded by the coding sequence ATGAAATTCACTGACATAATCCAAGAAAGGGAAAGGTTGCTGGAGATAAGGAAAAAATACCAACCACTGGCTGAACTTAAAGAGAACATTAAACGGGTTAAGCTTCGAACAGACTTTAAAAAATCACTACTTAAAGAGGAAGATGTTTCCATTATCTGCGAGTACAAACCAGCATCACCCTCCCTGGGTGAAATCAGCCAGCTTACAGTGGGTGATGTGGTTCCCCTGTTTGAGGAAGGAGGAGCCAGTGCAGTGAGTGTGCTGACTGAAGAATCATATTTCAAAAGCAACATTGACAATCTGAAACTGGCCTGCAGAATAACCCGACTTCCCCTACTTCGCAAGGATTTCATCCTGGATCCCTATCAGATCTACGAAGCCCGGGCCTACGGTGCAAGTGCAGTTCTTTTAATGGCCGACATATATCCAGATCTGAAGGAAGGGATTGAAATATGCAAATACTTGGATATGGATGCCTTGGTGGAATGTAAAAACCCTGAAGAAATAGAAACAGCCGTTAGAGCCGGAGCAGAAGTGATAGGAATAAACAATAGGGACTTCGATGATTTTAAGATTGATCTAAGGAGAACCGAAAAACTGGCCAGTTATGTGCCATCAAATATCACCCTGGTATCAGAAAGTGGAGTTCAAAGTCCGGAAGATGTGGATTTCCTATCCAAACTGGGAGTAGACGCTCTTCTGGTGGGAAGCAGTATTATGAAATCTTCCAATATCCTGGAAAAAGTTAACAGCCTGGTACTTGCCGGGAAAAATTCCAAAACCCGAAGACAAAAGAGATAA
- a CDS encoding aminodeoxychorismate/anthranilate synthase component II: protein MILIIDNYDSFTYNLYQLVGEFEKNIRVFRNDEITVEEIRKLQPDRIIISPGPGNPENERDFGVSRDTILELGQEIPVLGVCLGHQGIFTAFGGEITRTEPVHGKKSLIHHQNTGMFQGVKSPLPAARYHSLVCKRDSTPPSMDILAETEDGMIMAIKHHDYPIFGLQFHPESIGTGDGKRIMKNFLEMEVS, encoded by the coding sequence ATGATTCTAATAATCGATAATTACGATTCTTTCACCTATAACCTCTATCAACTGGTGGGAGAATTTGAAAAAAACATCCGCGTCTTTAGAAATGATGAAATAACTGTGGAAGAAATAAGAAAACTACAACCAGACCGGATCATAATATCCCCTGGTCCTGGGAACCCGGAAAATGAGAGGGATTTTGGTGTCTCCCGCGATACCATTCTGGAACTTGGCCAGGAAATACCAGTACTGGGCGTTTGCCTGGGACATCAGGGAATTTTCACAGCCTTTGGTGGTGAAATCACACGTACAGAACCAGTCCATGGGAAAAAAAGTCTGATTCATCACCAGAATACAGGCATGTTCCAGGGTGTTAAAAGCCCACTTCCCGCTGCAAGGTACCATTCCCTGGTCTGTAAAAGGGACAGCACACCACCTTCCATGGACATACTGGCTGAAACAGAGGATGGAATGATAATGGCAATTAAACACCATGATTATCCCATATTTGGCCTTCAGTTCCACCCAGAATCCATTGGAACTGGTGATGGTAAAAGAATCATGAAAAATTTCCTGGAGATGGAAGTCTCATGA
- the trpE gene encoding anthranilate synthase component I, with translation MVTTCKAVNVFGEYNLKNKVAERTKLDFNAPFELFQKIYSKYPSSFLLESMESDSGLARYSVLGFNPVATLKAHNGILEIKKEDVTEEIETLNPFNEIKSLIGNGSKRKGFQGGLVGYVSYESVKYFEPVPVQEGTFPDYEFGLFLDAVIFDRLQNKCEYITLGENRIDQIKELEKEEFNGESMTFHEIKHHFSQNKFENMVMDTKERIKAGEIFQGVISNAREYTIKGNKLAFYETLRNINPSPYMYHLKLGEREIIGSSPEMLVRVEGRDVETYPIAGTRTRGTTPGEDLKLEKELLNDEKEKAEHLMLVDLARNDIGKVSDFGTVNVPEYMTVKKFSHVQHIVSNVKGKLQKDKNAVDAFASMFPAGTLSGAPKIRAMEIIDELEGIARGPYAGAVGYFSLNGNADFAITIRTLVCDGNHGKIQAGAGIVHDSVPTSEYQECENKAQALLSALNMSGEAK, from the coding sequence ATGGTGACAACATGCAAGGCAGTGAATGTTTTTGGCGAATACAACCTGAAAAATAAAGTAGCTGAAAGGACTAAACTTGACTTTAACGCTCCTTTTGAACTATTTCAAAAAATATACTCTAAATACCCCAGCAGTTTCCTCCTGGAATCCATGGAAAGTGACAGTGGACTGGCTAGGTACTCAGTTCTGGGATTTAACCCAGTGGCAACCCTGAAAGCCCATAATGGAATTCTGGAAATTAAAAAAGAAGATGTGACCGAGGAGATAGAAACCCTAAATCCGTTTAATGAGATAAAAAGTCTTATTGGAAATGGAAGTAAAAGGAAAGGGTTTCAGGGAGGACTGGTGGGATACGTATCCTACGAATCAGTGAAGTACTTTGAACCAGTCCCGGTGCAGGAAGGAACATTCCCTGATTATGAATTCGGACTCTTTTTAGATGCTGTGATCTTCGACCGGCTCCAGAATAAATGTGAATACATCACTCTGGGTGAAAACAGAATAGACCAAATCAAAGAACTTGAAAAGGAAGAATTTAATGGGGAAAGTATGACTTTCCATGAAATAAAACATCATTTCTCCCAAAATAAGTTCGAAAACATGGTTATGGATACCAAGGAAAGAATTAAAGCCGGTGAAATATTCCAGGGCGTTATTTCCAATGCCCGAGAATACACCATTAAGGGAAATAAACTCGCATTCTATGAAACTCTCCGTAACATCAATCCTTCACCATACATGTATCACCTGAAGCTTGGTGAAAGGGAAATAATTGGATCAAGTCCTGAAATGCTGGTGAGGGTTGAAGGAAGGGATGTTGAAACCTATCCCATTGCTGGAACCAGGACCCGGGGCACTACTCCAGGAGAAGACTTGAAACTGGAAAAAGAACTCTTAAACGATGAAAAGGAAAAAGCAGAACACCTGATGTTGGTTGACCTTGCCCGTAACGACATAGGTAAGGTAAGTGACTTTGGCACAGTCAACGTACCCGAATACATGACTGTGAAAAAATTCTCCCATGTGCAGCACATTGTCTCTAACGTGAAGGGAAAACTACAGAAGGACAAAAATGCGGTGGATGCATTTGCCTCCATGTTCCCAGCTGGCACATTAAGCGGAGCCCCCAAAATACGGGCCATGGAAATAATAGATGAGTTAGAAGGCATAGCCCGCGGACCCTACGCCGGAGCAGTGGGTTACTTCTCCTTAAATGGTAATGCAGATTTCGCAATTACAATTAGAACCCTGGTCTGTGATGGTAACCACGGGAAAATACAGGCCGGAGCAGGAATAGTCCATGACTCAGTTCCCACCAGCGAGTACCAGGAATGCGAAAACAAAGCCCAGGCACTTTTAAGTGCATTGAACATGTCAGGTGAAGCTAAATGA
- a CDS encoding amino acid-binding protein, with the protein MWDRIKHKFDKFPARMGVARKIVELGLRVGENGKIYCGNVEISDVALARGTGVDRRSIRSTVEVIMDDPELASIFGNIFPAGALLKNVASDLRFGVVEIEAQAGTPGILAKATQLISQEDISIRQAHAGDPELEENPKLTIITEKPVKGEMIQEFLDIPGVKRVSIY; encoded by the coding sequence ATGTGGGATCGTATTAAACACAAATTCGACAAATTTCCAGCTAGAATGGGAGTAGCCCGTAAGATAGTTGAGTTAGGACTTAGGGTGGGTGAAAACGGAAAGATATACTGTGGGAATGTTGAAATAAGTGATGTTGCCCTGGCCAGAGGAACAGGTGTGGACCGCAGGTCCATTCGCTCCACAGTGGAGGTTATAATGGATGACCCTGAACTGGCATCAATATTTGGAAACATATTCCCAGCAGGAGCACTCTTAAAAAACGTGGCAAGTGATCTCCGGTTTGGGGTGGTAGAAATAGAAGCCCAGGCTGGTACGCCTGGAATACTGGCTAAGGCCACCCAATTAATATCACAAGAGGACATCAGCATCCGACAGGCCCATGCAGGGGACCCAGAACTGGAAGAAAATCCTAAACTAACCATAATCACTGAAAAACCAGTTAAAGGAGAAATGATCCAGGAATTTCTGGACATACCCGGGGTAAAGCGAGTTTCGATTTATTAA
- a CDS encoding HypC/HybG/HupF family hydrogenase formation chaperone, protein MCIAAPAQIVEIKDNVATVDFGGVKQQAKLDLVNDVDVGRYVLVHSGYAIEVLSDQEAQESLEAWDELLTILEEEDTTKENNQ, encoded by the coding sequence GTGTGTATAGCAGCACCAGCTCAAATTGTAGAAATTAAAGATAATGTAGCTACTGTGGATTTTGGTGGAGTAAAGCAACAGGCTAAACTGGATTTAGTTAACGATGTTGATGTTGGTCGTTATGTTCTGGTCCATTCAGGATACGCAATAGAAGTTTTATCAGATCAGGAAGCTCAGGAATCTCTGGAAGCATGGGATGAACTTTTAACGATTCTTGAGGAAGAAGACACCACCAAAGAAAACAATCAATAA
- a CDS encoding NAD(P)/FAD-dependent oxidoreductase, translated as MKMVIIGGGPAGRSAATEAAQLGAEVTLIEMEHVGGTCLHEGCMVISGLNDVVRFHEDSKNYRKMGIIPEELSINYSHLAAGIRKITGKIENVLKHETRQSGVEIIMGEATIAEGKVLLGGEEHPYDKLLIATGSRPFLPSIPGVEQALTYKDVLNLKEVPENLNIVGSGVIAAEFAGIFSALGSKVTILCRGQFLRNLDSEIKDYIVKHLLKDVKILENSVVNEITSEGALASTEFVEGLVFMATGMVPNSEIVQEMVELGSKKEIIVNKQMRTSNPSIYAAGDVVGTVGNVPVARREGVIAARNACDISSTMDYQLIPQSLNLYYPVSFFDSDNEDTENEFNVRIRGSAGPGSFWHALDGETGFTKITSNLETGEVTKVSSISPSSSTSTPYLAKMIKEGYKTSDFDDFIETHPSTDAIYKLLHYLSRYG; from the coding sequence ATGAAAATGGTAATTATTGGAGGAGGACCAGCCGGTCGCAGTGCAGCAACAGAAGCAGCACAACTGGGAGCAGAAGTTACATTGATTGAAATGGAACACGTAGGTGGAACCTGTCTGCACGAGGGTTGCATGGTGATCAGCGGGCTAAACGACGTGGTACGCTTCCATGAAGATTCCAAAAATTACCGGAAGATGGGCATAATACCCGAAGAACTTTCCATTAATTACTCACACCTTGCTGCGGGAATAAGAAAGATCACCGGGAAAATAGAGAATGTATTGAAACACGAAACCCGACAATCAGGGGTGGAAATAATAATGGGAGAAGCAACAATTGCCGAAGGCAAAGTCCTCCTTGGTGGAGAAGAGCACCCCTATGATAAACTTTTAATCGCTACAGGGTCCCGGCCATTTTTACCATCCATACCCGGTGTTGAACAGGCCTTAACCTATAAAGATGTACTGAACCTTAAAGAAGTTCCTGAAAACCTGAACATAGTAGGGAGCGGTGTGATTGCCGCGGAATTTGCAGGAATATTCTCGGCTTTAGGTAGTAAGGTCACCATATTATGCAGAGGCCAATTTTTACGTAATTTGGACTCTGAAATAAAGGACTATATTGTAAAACATCTGCTTAAGGATGTTAAAATTCTGGAAAATAGTGTGGTAAATGAAATAACCTCTGAAGGCGCTCTGGCATCCACGGAATTTGTGGAGGGTTTGGTGTTCATGGCCACTGGTATGGTTCCAAACTCTGAAATAGTCCAGGAAATGGTCGAACTCGGTTCAAAAAAGGAAATCATTGTTAATAAACAGATGAGAACCAGCAATCCTTCTATTTATGCTGCAGGAGATGTGGTGGGAACTGTGGGTAACGTTCCGGTGGCCCGCAGAGAAGGGGTGATAGCTGCCAGAAATGCCTGTGATATATCCTCCACCATGGACTACCAGTTGATACCCCAATCACTGAACCTTTACTATCCAGTAAGCTTCTTTGATTCGGATAATGAAGACACTGAAAACGAGTTCAACGTGCGTATTAGAGGATCTGCCGGGCCAGGATCATTCTGGCATGCACTGGATGGGGAAACTGGATTTACCAAGATAACCTCAAACCTTGAAACCGGTGAAGTCACCAAAGTATCTTCAATTTCACCTTCTTCCAGCACTAGCACTCCATACCTGGCCAAAATGATCAAGGAAGGTTATAAAACTTCAGATTTTGATGATTTCATTGAAACTCACCCCTCAACTGATGCCATTTACAAATTACTTCACTATCTATCCAGATATGGTTGA
- a CDS encoding glycosyltransferase, with amino-acid sequence MKALFIVTGRGIGGDAVTGLNIARALEKYGVKCEFALDHSAPGLLLKKHDLPWYKISIPQAGGHAATKKTLAKAAVKTSKAAVEAARLIRKVKPDVVVGVIGGGAVVGCLGAKMANTPSVGILITPTDAKVCTRITTTVALPESNLFQMNLENKDIHKAYSPVDPSIIVGDREKALKLMPEGFDNSRPTILFSSGSTLFEKMALGASKLAKSGLNANILVVGAPLEEKYREYLKEENIFYLEYIDWIRDLYKVVDLAVLTDDGMMIQEAIACQLPIIALLGVKYGRYHNLADIFKGAVLESELENIVTVTEDAFSDLAQLTANAQRYSQDVLEASDSIAQIIYGKIKKEE; translated from the coding sequence ATGAAAGCATTATTCATAGTTACCGGAAGAGGAATAGGTGGAGACGCAGTTACCGGTCTTAACATTGCCCGAGCGCTTGAGAAATATGGTGTTAAATGTGAATTTGCACTGGATCATAGTGCACCGGGATTACTGCTTAAAAAACATGACCTACCCTGGTATAAAATCAGCATTCCTCAGGCAGGAGGTCATGCTGCCACCAAAAAAACTCTGGCCAAGGCTGCGGTCAAAACTTCAAAAGCAGCTGTTGAAGCTGCTCGTCTCATAAGAAAAGTGAAACCTGACGTGGTGGTTGGTGTTATTGGAGGTGGAGCAGTGGTGGGATGTTTAGGGGCTAAAATGGCTAACACGCCATCGGTTGGTATTTTAATCACTCCCACAGATGCTAAAGTATGTACCAGAATAACCACCACAGTGGCACTTCCTGAATCTAACCTATTCCAGATGAACTTGGAGAATAAGGATATACACAAAGCTTATTCACCTGTGGATCCTTCCATAATTGTTGGTGACCGTGAGAAGGCATTGAAATTAATGCCAGAAGGGTTTGACAATAGTCGCCCCACAATTCTATTTTCCTCAGGTTCCACTCTATTTGAAAAAATGGCACTGGGGGCATCAAAACTGGCTAAAAGCGGATTAAATGCCAACATACTGGTAGTTGGAGCACCACTGGAAGAAAAATACAGAGAATACCTTAAAGAAGAGAATATCTTTTATCTGGAGTATATTGACTGGATTCGGGATCTCTATAAAGTAGTGGACCTGGCTGTGCTGACTGATGATGGTATGATGATTCAGGAAGCAATTGCCTGTCAGTTACCAATTATAGCTCTTTTGGGAGTTAAATATGGGCGTTATCATAACCTGGCCGACATATTTAAGGGTGCAGTCCTGGAAAGTGAACTGGAAAACATTGTCACAGTCACTGAAGATGCATTCAGTGATCTTGCCCAACTCACCGCCAATGCTCAAAGATACAGCCAGGATGTTCTGGAAGCTTCCGATAGCATAGCCCAAATAATATATGGTAAAATAAAAAAAGAGGAGTAA
- a CDS encoding helix-turn-helix domain-containing protein, with amino-acid sequence MTVSRETIEALESLGLTDYETRTYVALNSIISGTATEISQASQVPRSRIYNILKSLAGKGFLEINRGKPLTFTVIPPHEVFEKNRNNIKRKLERAETELNVIYENQIPQVPAPIWILHGPEKIVNKEMEIISRAKKSIFVMGGLMFPGEPAKLGMNLQKTLKKGIDTRILTAPTCNVDGVEVPVMEVLKELPTETKFFPVPYIKLVVRDQQEMLIAFCKLSGKTAISETAICIWNQYEEFVDTIAGIYDFIWSMDFFSQDFNPKKSSDKFSYE; translated from the coding sequence ATGACCGTAAGCAGAGAAACCATAGAAGCCCTGGAGAGTCTGGGACTCACTGACTATGAAACCCGCACCTACGTGGCCCTGAATTCCATAATATCTGGAACTGCCACTGAAATAAGCCAGGCCTCCCAGGTTCCCAGATCCAGAATATACAACATACTTAAAAGTCTGGCAGGTAAAGGTTTCCTGGAGATAAACCGGGGAAAACCACTGACTTTCACGGTAATCCCCCCACATGAGGTTTTTGAGAAAAATAGAAATAATATCAAAAGGAAGTTGGAACGAGCCGAAACAGAATTGAATGTTATTTATGAAAATCAGATCCCCCAGGTACCGGCTCCTATCTGGATTCTCCACGGGCCAGAAAAGATAGTAAATAAAGAAATGGAAATAATTTCCCGAGCTAAAAAATCCATATTTGTTATGGGAGGGCTCATGTTCCCAGGGGAACCCGCAAAACTTGGAATGAATCTTCAAAAAACTCTTAAAAAAGGGATTGATACTCGAATCTTAACTGCACCTACCTGTAATGTGGATGGAGTGGAAGTTCCAGTAATGGAAGTTCTGAAAGAACTACCAACAGAAACCAAGTTTTTCCCTGTTCCCTACATTAAACTTGTGGTCCGGGACCAGCAGGAGATGCTGATTGCCTTTTGTAAACTATCTGGAAAAACTGCCATATCCGAAACAGCCATCTGCATATGGAACCAGTACGAGGAATTCGTGGACACCATTGCTGGAATTTACGATTTCATTTGGAGTATGGACTTTTTCAGTCAGGATTTTAATCCAAAAAAATCTTCAGATAAATTTTCATATGAATAA
- a CDS encoding ABC transporter ATP-binding protein, which produces MKQHGEMVITTSKLVKMYGNFMAVDNLNLQVKKGEIYGLLGPNGAGKTTLIKMLCSILNPTSGEARVLGEEIPDGKVVSRIGYMPQETGLYLGLTVDQNMKFYGRIFNLKTEEIEKREDELLKFVDLSDWKHEMVENLSGGMKHRVSLACTLIHQPELLFLDEPTVGVDPELRVSFWNYFNRLRERGVTILITTHYMDEARHCDRIGFMQRGRIIAEDAPLNLLEKSGKDSLEDAFLVFSGKDNSINGVKS; this is translated from the coding sequence ATGAAACAACATGGTGAAATGGTTATAACAACATCTAAACTGGTAAAAATGTATGGAAATTTTATGGCTGTTGATAATTTGAACTTACAGGTTAAAAAAGGTGAGATATACGGTCTTTTAGGCCCTAATGGGGCGGGTAAAACCACTCTGATTAAAATGCTATGTAGTATACTGAATCCAACCAGTGGAGAGGCACGGGTTCTGGGAGAGGAAATACCGGATGGAAAGGTTGTATCCAGGATAGGATACATGCCCCAAGAAACTGGTTTGTATCTGGGCCTTACCGTGGATCAGAACATGAAGTTCTATGGTCGGATCTTCAACCTGAAAACGGAAGAAATAGAAAAAAGGGAAGATGAACTGTTAAAATTTGTGGACCTATCTGACTGGAAACATGAAATGGTGGAAAACCTTTCCGGGGGAATGAAACACAGGGTTTCACTGGCATGTACCCTTATACACCAGCCAGAGCTACTTTTTTTAGATGAACCCACTGTAGGAGTTGATCCAGAACTTAGAGTTTCCTTCTGGAATTATTTCAACCGGTTGCGTGAAAGGGGAGTTACCATTCTCATCACCACCCACTACATGGATGAAGCACGGCACTGTGACCGAATAGGATTCATGCAACGTGGCCGCATAATAGCCGAGGATGCCCCCCTCAATCTTCTTGAAAAAAGTGGGAAAGATTCTCTTGAAGATGCATTCCTGGTATTTTCTGGTAAAGATAACTCAATTAACGGGGTTAAATCATGA